In Microbulbifer sp. GL-2, the following are encoded in one genomic region:
- a CDS encoding Yip1 family protein: MRLLSHTIGILTNPEKEWKAIRADRHSFFQVFLTHVPFLALIPTVAGYFGVTRVGFEVGGHLAKLTPESAAVLSIVTYFALLAGVYCLGEFINWMARSYGVEGDEPTRHYEGTALAVFISTPIFLASIVVLFPHPWLTMAAVGIAGIYSIYLVFAGIPILMKMNKERAFLYACAVLTVALVMMVTVLITSVILWSVGIGPVYQQA, translated from the coding sequence GTGCGATTACTCAGTCACACAATTGGTATTCTTACTAATCCGGAAAAAGAGTGGAAAGCCATACGGGCGGATCGCCATTCATTTTTCCAGGTTTTCCTGACTCATGTTCCGTTTCTTGCCCTGATTCCAACGGTTGCCGGCTATTTCGGTGTCACCCGAGTCGGGTTCGAAGTGGGTGGGCATCTGGCTAAATTAACCCCGGAGAGCGCGGCAGTTTTGTCGATAGTTACATACTTCGCGCTGTTGGCAGGCGTGTATTGCCTGGGGGAGTTTATTAACTGGATGGCCAGATCTTACGGTGTCGAAGGAGATGAGCCTACTCGGCATTATGAGGGCACAGCGCTTGCAGTTTTTATCTCTACGCCGATTTTCCTCGCCAGTATTGTGGTTTTATTCCCTCACCCTTGGCTCACTATGGCTGCAGTGGGAATTGCCGGGATCTACTCCATTTACTTGGTGTTTGCTGGTATTCCGATTTTGATGAAAATGAATAAGGAGCGGGCTTTTCTCTATGCCTGTGCGGTGCTGACTGTAGCACTGGTCATGATGGTTACTGTACTGATCACATCCGTGATTTTATGGAGTGTGGGAATAGGGCCTGTATATCAGCAGGCATAA
- the rplM gene encoding 50S ribosomal protein L13 yields MKTYSAKPEAVKRDWFIVDAADKTLGRISAEIAHRLRGKHKPEYTPHVDTGDYIVVINAEKVRVTGNKAKDKIYHSHSGYPGGLKSISFEKLIEKAPERTIQSAVKGMLPKGPLGRAMFKKLKVYSGSEHPHTAQQPTELAI; encoded by the coding sequence ATGAAGACATACAGTGCCAAGCCAGAAGCGGTAAAACGCGACTGGTTCATTGTTGACGCTGCGGACAAGACCCTCGGCCGTATTTCTGCCGAGATCGCCCACCGCCTGCGCGGCAAGCACAAGCCTGAATACACGCCCCACGTGGACACTGGTGATTACATCGTTGTAATCAATGCTGAGAAGGTTCGCGTGACCGGCAATAAGGCCAAAGACAAGATCTACCACAGCCACTCAGGCTATCCCGGTGGTCTCAAGTCCATCAGCTTTGAAAAGTTGATCGAGAAAGCGCCAGAGCGCACCATCCAAAGCGCCGTTAAAGGTATGCTGCCGAAGGGTCCTCTGGGTCGCGCCATGTTCAAGAAGCTGAAAGTATACAGCGGTAGTGAACATCCTCACACGGCTCAACAGCCGACTGAACTGGCGATCTAA
- a CDS encoding ubiquinol-cytochrome c reductase codes for MKWLADFGDWVDQRLPIYQAWDKHMGKYYAPKNFNLWYFFGVFSLLVLVNQLLTGIWLVMSFNPSAEGAFASVEYIMRDVEWGWLIRYLHSTGASAFFVVVYLHMFRGLMYGSYKPPRELVWIFGMCIYLVLMAEAFMGYVLPWGQMSYWGAQVIVSLFGAIPGIGDSLVEWIRGDYLISGITLTRFFSLHVIALPLVLVLLVVLHILALHEVGSNNPDGIEIKKNKDENGIPKDGIAFHPYYSVHDLVGIAVFLFIFATVVFFFPEMGGFFLEYANFEEANPLKTPPHIAPVWYFTPFYAILRAVTMDIGPLTAKFLGLVAMGAAIAVLFVLPWLDKSPVRSIRYKGWLPKGLLLLFAAVFIILGYLGVKSPTPDRNFLSQLATLFYFAFFLTMPVWTNPKSRKGIGSWVVSIGFGVLFLWMAFANFTFGNEDPEKNGFVNTFVGISALLLAAFFAALPWITSRDEVYPEPERVTSPSGGKTFGILFIGIVVVALLTFIPIKAVGAESSVELDHINIDLQDKPSLQRGAKYFVNYCMGCHSANYSRWERVSTDLDIPKELMMENLILGNDKIGNLMEISMRPDDSKVWFGAAPPDLTLVARSRSPEWLYTYLRSFYKDDSRATGVNNLVFPSVAMPHVLMELQGLPECAPGPKRDHGKIVRDELGNPIMDANCGSLKVGSVKGSMNPEEFDQAMYDLVNFMEYIAEPMAEDRKRIGFYVLAFIFVFFIFAWLLNREYWKDIHH; via the coding sequence ATGAAATGGCTAGCAGATTTCGGTGACTGGGTAGATCAGCGCTTGCCGATCTACCAGGCCTGGGACAAACACATGGGCAAGTACTATGCGCCCAAAAACTTTAACCTCTGGTACTTCTTTGGTGTTTTTTCCCTGCTCGTGCTGGTTAACCAGCTGCTGACCGGCATTTGGCTGGTTATGAGCTTTAACCCATCGGCCGAAGGAGCCTTTGCTTCCGTTGAATACATCATGCGTGATGTGGAGTGGGGCTGGCTGATACGCTATCTGCACTCGACAGGCGCTTCGGCGTTTTTCGTGGTGGTCTACCTGCATATGTTCCGCGGCTTGATGTACGGCTCTTATAAGCCTCCACGCGAGCTGGTATGGATCTTCGGGATGTGCATCTACCTGGTGCTGATGGCCGAAGCCTTTATGGGCTACGTACTGCCCTGGGGGCAGATGTCCTACTGGGGTGCGCAGGTAATTGTATCTCTATTTGGGGCAATTCCCGGTATTGGCGACAGCTTGGTAGAGTGGATTCGTGGTGACTACCTGATTTCCGGTATTACCCTTACCCGTTTCTTCTCCTTGCACGTAATCGCTCTGCCGCTGGTATTGGTGCTGTTGGTAGTGTTGCATATTCTTGCGCTGCATGAAGTGGGCTCCAATAACCCTGACGGTATCGAGATTAAAAAGAACAAGGATGAGAATGGCATTCCCAAAGATGGAATTGCTTTCCACCCCTACTACTCGGTCCACGACCTGGTGGGTATTGCGGTCTTCCTGTTTATCTTCGCGACCGTGGTGTTCTTCTTCCCTGAGATGGGCGGATTCTTCCTGGAGTACGCTAACTTCGAAGAAGCGAACCCCCTGAAGACACCACCACATATCGCTCCGGTTTGGTACTTTACGCCTTTCTATGCCATTTTGCGTGCTGTAACCATGGACATTGGTCCGCTTACAGCTAAGTTCCTTGGCCTGGTAGCTATGGGTGCTGCTATTGCGGTGCTGTTTGTACTACCGTGGCTGGATAAGAGTCCGGTACGCTCGATCCGTTATAAGGGCTGGCTGCCCAAAGGTCTGTTACTCCTGTTTGCTGCGGTATTTATCATCCTGGGTTACCTGGGTGTTAAATCCCCAACTCCAGATCGTAACTTCCTGTCCCAGTTGGCTACTCTGTTCTACTTCGCTTTCTTCCTGACCATGCCGGTTTGGACCAATCCGAAGAGCCGTAAAGGTATTGGTTCCTGGGTAGTAAGTATTGGTTTTGGTGTACTGTTCCTATGGATGGCATTCGCAAACTTTACTTTTGGTAATGAAGATCCAGAGAAAAACGGATTTGTAAATACTTTTGTGGGTATTTCGGCTCTGTTGCTTGCTGCTTTCTTTGCCGCGTTGCCCTGGATTACCAGTCGCGATGAGGTGTACCCGGAACCCGAGCGTGTAACCAGCCCATCTGGTGGTAAGACCTTTGGTATTCTGTTTATCGGTATTGTTGTTGTTGCTCTGCTGACCTTTATCCCGATCAAGGCGGTGGGTGCTGAGTCCAGTGTTGAGCTGGATCACATCAATATCGACCTTCAGGATAAGCCTTCCCTGCAGCGTGGTGCCAAGTACTTCGTTAACTATTGCATGGGCTGCCACAGTGCCAACTATTCCCGTTGGGAGCGTGTTTCCACTGACCTGGATATCCCGAAAGAGTTGATGATGGAGAATCTGATCTTGGGGAATGACAAGATCGGTAACCTGATGGAGATCTCCATGCGTCCGGATGACTCCAAAGTGTGGTTTGGTGCCGCGCCGCCCGACCTGACACTGGTTGCCCGCTCTCGCTCACCAGAATGGCTCTACACTTACCTCCGCAGTTTCTACAAGGATGACAGTCGTGCTACAGGGGTAAATAACCTGGTATTCCCCAGTGTAGCCATGCCGCATGTATTGATGGAGCTGCAGGGATTGCCCGAGTGTGCCCCTGGCCCCAAGCGCGACCACGGTAAAATTGTCCGCGATGAGTTGGGTAATCCGATAATGGACGCTAATTGTGGTAGCCTGAAGGTCGGCAGTGTGAAGGGCTCCATGAATCCTGAAGAGTTTGATCAGGCTATGTATGACCTGGTTAACTTTATGGAGTACATTGCAGAGCCTATGGCCGAAGACCGCAAGCGCATTGGCTTCTATGTGTTGGCGTTTATTTTTGTATTCTTTATCTTCGCCTGGCTGCTGAACCGCGAGTACTGGAAAGACATACACCACTAA
- a CDS encoding glutathione S-transferase N-terminal domain-containing protein, with translation MGVPTNKRSSMTFFSDGRSHYSHRVRIVLAEKGVSVEIIDVDSDDKPAELADLNPYNSLPTLVDRDLVLFETKVMMEYLDERFPHPPLLPVYPVARAQSRQIMHRIERDWCPLVDKILAGGKDVASARKELRDSFVGIAPMFTELPYFFNEEFSLVDCCMAPLLWRLEQFEISLPKTKQVKPLLDYMDRLFAREAFQQSLTEYEREMR, from the coding sequence ATGGGTGTGCCTACCAACAAGCGCTCCTCTATGACCTTCTTCTCTGATGGTCGCAGCCATTACAGCCATCGAGTGCGTATTGTGCTTGCCGAGAAAGGGGTGTCCGTAGAAATCATAGATGTGGACTCGGATGATAAACCTGCCGAGCTCGCTGACCTCAACCCTTACAATTCGCTACCTACCTTGGTTGATCGCGATCTGGTGCTTTTTGAAACCAAGGTCATGATGGAATACCTGGATGAGCGTTTTCCGCACCCACCGCTGCTGCCAGTCTATCCGGTTGCCCGCGCTCAGAGTCGCCAGATCATGCACCGCATCGAACGTGACTGGTGCCCACTGGTAGATAAGATTCTTGCTGGTGGTAAGGATGTAGCTTCCGCTCGTAAGGAACTGCGTGATAGTTTTGTTGGCATAGCGCCTATGTTTACTGAACTGCCGTATTTCTTCAATGAAGAGTTCTCTCTGGTGGATTGTTGTATGGCTCCGCTGCTGTGGCGTCTCGAGCAGTTTGAAATCAGTCTGCCGAAGACCAAACAGGTGAAGCCATTGCTGGACTATATGGATCGCCTGTTTGCTCGCGAAGCCTTCCAGCAAAGTCTTACCGAGTATGAACGGGAAATGCGTTGA
- the petA gene encoding ubiquinol-cytochrome c reductase iron-sulfur subunit yields MSDDGVNVGRRRFLTAATSVVGGAGAVGVAVPFVASWNPSAKAKAAGAPVKYNVSKLEPGQMVTVEWRGKPVYVVRRTDEILQDLEKVEPLLRDPNSEESIQPAYVDPENRSIKPKLLVLVGLCTHLGCAPMYRPEVGAADLGGAEWMGGFFCPCHGSKYDMAGRVYTGVPAPTNLEVPPYSYESDEVIVIGVDQEGTA; encoded by the coding sequence ATGAGTGATGACGGTGTAAATGTAGGACGGCGCCGTTTTTTAACCGCTGCCACCTCTGTTGTCGGTGGTGCGGGTGCGGTTGGGGTGGCCGTGCCCTTCGTCGCTTCCTGGAATCCGAGTGCCAAGGCAAAGGCCGCGGGCGCTCCGGTTAAATACAATGTTAGCAAACTTGAGCCGGGCCAGATGGTCACTGTCGAGTGGCGAGGCAAGCCGGTGTATGTAGTGCGTCGTACAGACGAGATACTGCAAGACCTGGAAAAGGTGGAGCCATTGCTGCGCGACCCCAATTCCGAGGAGTCCATCCAGCCGGCTTATGTAGATCCGGAAAACCGTTCTATCAAACCGAAGCTGTTAGTTCTGGTTGGTTTGTGTACCCACCTCGGTTGTGCACCTATGTACCGCCCGGAAGTGGGCGCCGCAGATTTGGGGGGAGCAGAGTGGATGGGTGGCTTCTTCTGCCCATGTCATGGATCAAAATACGATATGGCTGGACGCGTTTATACCGGTGTCCCCGCGCCTACCAATCTGGAAGTTCCGCCTTATTCCTATGAAAGCGATGAGGTAATCGTGATTGGTGTAGACCAGGAGGGCACTGCATGA
- the sat gene encoding sulfate adenylyltransferase, whose translation MSLVRPHGSVELQPRFVYDSERHHQLMHEAESLPSIVVSSAAAANAVMLGAGYFNPLHGYMNLSDAMSVAETLRTADGLFWPVPVLNMVEDTSAIEGVSRIALRDPNVEGNPVLAVMDVESIEPVTEEQMDRMAEQVFGTLDEKHPGVSTFKSAGRKLISGPIEVLNFSYFQNDFPDTFRTAVEIRNEFAERGWSKVVAFQTRNPMHRAHEELCKMALEAVEADGVLIHMLLGQLKPGDIPAPVRDAAIRKMVEAYFPANTVMVTGYGFDMLYAGPREAVLHAVFRQNCGCSHLIVGRDHAGVGDYYGAFDAQVIFDEKVPEGALEIEIFRADHTAYSKKLNKVVMMRDVPDHTKEDFILLSGTKVREMLGDGVAPPPEFSRPEVAQILMDYYQSL comes from the coding sequence ATGTCCCTAGTTCGCCCTCATGGTAGCGTTGAGCTGCAGCCGCGTTTTGTGTACGACAGTGAAAGACATCACCAGTTGATGCACGAAGCAGAGTCGCTGCCCTCTATTGTGGTCAGTTCTGCTGCAGCGGCTAATGCGGTGATGCTGGGTGCTGGTTACTTCAATCCATTGCACGGTTATATGAATCTGTCTGATGCCATGAGTGTGGCTGAGACCTTGCGCACCGCTGATGGTCTTTTCTGGCCGGTACCTGTCCTGAACATGGTTGAGGATACCAGTGCTATTGAGGGGGTTTCCCGGATCGCCTTGCGCGACCCCAATGTTGAAGGTAACCCTGTACTGGCGGTGATGGATGTAGAGTCTATCGAGCCCGTTACTGAAGAGCAGATGGACAGGATGGCCGAGCAGGTGTTCGGGACCCTTGATGAGAAGCATCCCGGCGTATCCACCTTTAAGTCGGCAGGCCGCAAATTGATTTCTGGCCCGATTGAAGTGCTTAACTTTAGCTATTTCCAGAATGATTTTCCGGATACCTTCCGTACAGCAGTTGAGATCCGCAATGAGTTTGCTGAGCGCGGTTGGAGCAAAGTAGTAGCCTTCCAGACCCGTAACCCGATGCATCGAGCCCACGAAGAACTGTGCAAAATGGCTCTTGAAGCGGTAGAAGCTGATGGGGTGCTGATTCATATGCTACTGGGTCAGTTAAAGCCCGGTGATATACCGGCCCCGGTACGCGATGCAGCAATTCGGAAAATGGTAGAGGCCTACTTCCCCGCAAATACCGTGATGGTCACGGGTTATGGTTTCGATATGTTGTATGCCGGCCCACGAGAAGCGGTATTGCACGCTGTATTCCGTCAAAACTGCGGTTGTAGCCACTTGATCGTAGGGCGCGATCACGCCGGTGTTGGTGATTACTATGGCGCCTTCGATGCTCAGGTAATCTTTGATGAAAAGGTCCCGGAGGGTGCATTGGAAATTGAGATCTTCCGTGCGGACCATACCGCCTACTCGAAGAAGCTAAACAAGGTAGTGATGATGCGAGATGTGCCGGATCATACAAAGGAGGACTTTATCCTGTTGTCAGGCACCAAGGTGCGCGAGATGCTGGGCGATGGTGTTGCTCCACCTCCAGAGTTCTCCCGCCCTGAAGTGGCCCAGATTCTGATGGACTACTACCAGAGTCTGTAA
- the zapE gene encoding cell division protein ZapE — translation MPPANPPFLTPVERYESDLQRPDFIEDASQRAAVQELQDLHQRLVAKAGKGVIGNLLTRLRGADAVPERGLYFWGGVGRGKTYLMDAFYESLPFAKKQRTHFHRFMRQVHGDLKQYAGEKNPLEKVAEKIAGRAQVLCFDEFFVSDIADAMILAGLLEALFRRGVALVATSNIEPEGLYKDGLQRARFLPAIALLECHTKVVNVDGGTDYRLRTLELLELYHAPLDEAADVNLSHSFTQLSVDGCEVRSDVNLQVEGRPIRALKVADDVAWFSFTDLCDGPRSQNDYIELAREFQTVLLAAVPRFDERMDAQARRFINLVDEFYDRCVKLVVSAEVPADQLYGGRQLQFEFERTVSRLLEMQSREYLERAHRPD, via the coding sequence ATGCCCCCTGCCAATCCGCCATTTCTTACCCCTGTTGAGCGTTATGAGAGTGACCTGCAGCGCCCTGACTTCATTGAAGACGCGTCACAGAGAGCGGCGGTGCAGGAGTTACAGGACTTGCATCAGCGCCTGGTTGCGAAAGCAGGGAAGGGTGTTATCGGAAATCTTCTCACTCGTCTGCGCGGGGCCGACGCTGTCCCCGAACGGGGCCTGTATTTTTGGGGTGGGGTGGGGCGCGGTAAGACCTATCTGATGGATGCGTTTTATGAGTCCCTGCCTTTTGCCAAGAAACAGCGCACCCATTTTCATCGCTTTATGCGGCAAGTGCATGGAGATTTGAAGCAGTATGCCGGTGAGAAGAACCCGCTGGAAAAAGTGGCCGAGAAGATTGCAGGTCGGGCCCAGGTGCTTTGCTTCGATGAATTTTTTGTCTCCGATATCGCCGATGCCATGATTCTGGCTGGTTTACTGGAGGCGCTGTTTCGCCGCGGGGTGGCTTTAGTGGCCACCTCCAATATCGAGCCGGAGGGCCTTTATAAGGATGGCCTGCAGAGAGCGCGCTTTCTGCCGGCTATCGCACTCCTTGAGTGCCATACCAAGGTGGTGAATGTTGACGGGGGCACCGACTACCGCCTGCGAACCCTTGAGCTGCTAGAGCTTTATCATGCGCCTTTGGATGAAGCGGCGGATGTGAACCTGTCTCACAGCTTTACTCAGCTGAGTGTGGATGGTTGTGAGGTTCGTAGTGATGTGAATTTACAGGTGGAGGGGCGCCCTATTCGCGCACTTAAGGTGGCGGATGATGTGGCTTGGTTTAGCTTTACCGACCTCTGTGATGGGCCGCGCTCACAGAATGACTATATCGAATTGGCCCGAGAGTTCCAGACCGTGCTGCTCGCAGCCGTTCCCAGGTTTGATGAAAGGATGGATGCCCAGGCGCGGCGTTTTATTAATTTGGTAGATGAATTCTACGATCGCTGTGTCAAGTTGGTGGTTTCAGCGGAGGTGCCTGCGGATCAGCTTTATGGCGGACGCCAATTGCAGTTTGAGTTTGAACGTACAGTCAGTCGCTTGCTGGAGATGCAGTCTCGCGAGTACCTGGAAAGGGCGCATCGCCCCGATTAG
- a CDS encoding YhcB family protein: MHSTSVLILVGILGMTLGALLAFLAVRGRTSVGRSQELEQRLREANNKMEDFQLQVNEHFDQTSQLVHNLTESYKEIHEYLSNSALRLSNQDIGRQMLEAGSGKLKEDDQQLQEMEPPRDWAPKEPGAKGTLAEDYGLEKEAHAGN; this comes from the coding sequence GTGCACTCTACATCGGTATTAATTCTAGTCGGCATCTTAGGTATGACCCTGGGCGCACTGCTGGCATTCCTCGCGGTTCGCGGGCGCACCAGCGTGGGCCGCTCCCAGGAGCTCGAGCAACGCCTGCGGGAAGCCAATAACAAAATGGAAGACTTCCAACTCCAGGTTAACGAGCACTTCGACCAGACATCTCAACTGGTTCACAACCTTACCGAGAGCTATAAGGAAATTCACGAATACCTTTCCAATAGCGCCTTGCGCCTCTCTAATCAGGATATCGGTCGGCAAATGCTTGAGGCTGGTAGCGGAAAACTGAAAGAAGACGATCAGCAGCTTCAGGAAATGGAGCCGCCGCGGGACTGGGCACCCAAAGAGCCCGGCGCCAAAGGCACCTTGGCCGAGGACTATGGCCTGGAAAAAGAAGCGCATGCTGGCAACTAA
- a CDS encoding nuclear transport factor 2 family protein — protein MRATILFILLLLASGQSHAGDREELQKLLHSFIGNAADSVKAHKHFWAEDLIYTSSSGQRFGKSQIMQGMENPSTEPVTVSYTAEDVDIRLLGDTAVIAFKLVANDTAKVEISNYFNTGTFVKRNGKWQVLAWQATKIPSNGIKD, from the coding sequence ATGCGTGCAACTATCCTATTCATCCTCCTGTTACTGGCCTCCGGACAGTCCCATGCCGGTGATCGTGAGGAGCTACAAAAACTCCTGCATAGCTTTATTGGTAATGCCGCTGATAGCGTAAAAGCCCATAAACACTTTTGGGCGGAAGATCTTATCTATACGAGCTCTTCTGGCCAACGTTTCGGCAAAAGCCAGATTATGCAGGGGATGGAAAACCCTTCAACTGAACCGGTGACGGTAAGTTATACGGCAGAGGATGTAGATATTCGCTTACTGGGCGATACCGCAGTCATTGCGTTTAAGCTGGTAGCTAATGACACAGCTAAAGTTGAAATCAGCAATTATTTCAACACCGGCACCTTTGTAAAACGAAATGGTAAGTGGCAAGTACTCGCTTGGCAGGCGACAAAGATTCCCAGCAATGGAATAAAAGACTAA
- a CDS encoding ClpXP protease specificity-enhancing factor — MTSNRPYILRAFYEWITDNRCTPYILVDTHLSGVLVPQQHVNDDGQIVLNVSESAVAGLTMDNYAIRFNARFGGVPTDIQVPVGAVVGIYARENGQGMVFEAEETPEPPEPTPPTSLGKKSVKKPALRVVK; from the coding sequence ATGACATCCAATCGCCCCTATATTTTGCGGGCGTTCTACGAGTGGATTACCGATAACCGGTGCACTCCCTATATTCTTGTCGATACGCACCTTTCCGGGGTGCTTGTACCACAGCAGCATGTGAATGATGACGGCCAGATAGTGCTGAACGTCTCTGAGAGTGCTGTCGCAGGTCTCACCATGGATAACTATGCGATCCGGTTTAATGCGCGGTTTGGCGGGGTTCCCACTGATATTCAAGTGCCAGTTGGTGCTGTTGTCGGAATTTATGCCCGTGAAAACGGCCAGGGCATGGTATTCGAGGCGGAGGAGACTCCGGAGCCTCCAGAGCCTACCCCACCCACCAGTCTGGGTAAGAAGTCTGTGAAAAAGCCCGCATTGCGAGTTGTGAAGTAA
- the rpsI gene encoding 30S ribosomal protein S9 has translation MATTQYYGTGRRKTSTARVFIVPGEGKISVNGRTLDEYFGRQVARMIVRQPLERADMVEKFDITVTVKGGGSFGQAGAIRHGLTRALMQYDEALRQPLRAAGYVTRDAREVERKKVGLRKARKKPQFSKR, from the coding sequence ATGGCAACTACTCAATACTACGGTACCGGCCGCCGCAAGACCTCTACCGCTCGCGTATTTATCGTACCGGGTGAAGGCAAGATCAGCGTGAATGGCCGTACCCTGGATGAATACTTCGGTCGCCAGGTGGCTCGCATGATCGTGCGTCAGCCGCTGGAAAGAGCCGATATGGTCGAAAAATTCGACATCACTGTAACTGTAAAGGGCGGTGGTTCTTTTGGTCAGGCGGGCGCTATCCGTCACGGCCTGACGCGCGCCTTGATGCAATATGACGAAGCGCTGCGTCAACCGCTGCGTGCTGCGGGTTATGTTACCCGCGATGCTCGCGAGGTTGAGCGCAAGAAAGTGGGTCTGCGCAAAGCGCGTAAGAAGCCGCAGTTCTCCAAGCGTTAA
- a CDS encoding S1C family serine protease: MSQNRFIQDWALPILVGLAMAALLLVLFPQLRGAAPAPKEGEWQGPVSYAHAVNVAGPAVVNIYTRMALPQRQHPLFNDPLFRRLFDNMNVPQRERMQSNLGSGVIVSDNGYILTNHHVVDQADAIVILLADGREAQARMVGSDADFDLAVLKVELDGLTSISVGEPQSAQVGDVVLAIGNPFGVGQTVTQGIISAKGRHLENSGTGSHLQNFLQTDAAVNPGNSGGALVDSRGRLLGINTSILNQSGYSGGISFAIPANIAFKVMQDIIAYGRVVPGWLGIEASAISPQMAKEFNLTSIGGVMITAIYNESPAHNAGLKPGDVITHIDALPIGDGKQGEATMATLRPGDTISITFTREGASHTVEATVSVKPDTATTTE; encoded by the coding sequence GTGTCCCAAAATCGCTTTATTCAGGACTGGGCCTTACCCATTCTGGTAGGCCTGGCCATGGCGGCCTTGCTGTTAGTTCTATTCCCGCAATTGCGTGGCGCCGCTCCAGCCCCCAAAGAGGGGGAGTGGCAAGGCCCCGTATCCTATGCCCATGCAGTCAATGTTGCAGGACCCGCCGTGGTCAACATTTATACCCGCATGGCCCTGCCTCAGCGGCAGCACCCACTATTCAATGACCCCCTTTTCCGCCGTTTGTTCGACAATATGAATGTTCCCCAGCGGGAAAGAATGCAGTCAAACCTGGGGTCTGGAGTTATCGTTAGCGATAATGGTTACATTCTCACCAATCACCATGTGGTGGATCAAGCTGATGCCATAGTCATTTTATTGGCCGATGGCCGTGAAGCCCAGGCACGAATGGTGGGTAGTGATGCCGACTTTGACTTGGCAGTTTTAAAAGTCGAGCTTGATGGACTCACCTCAATCTCTGTTGGTGAACCACAATCCGCCCAAGTGGGTGACGTCGTTCTGGCTATCGGCAATCCTTTCGGAGTCGGCCAGACTGTCACACAAGGGATTATCAGTGCCAAGGGGCGCCATCTGGAAAACTCAGGAACCGGCAGTCATCTGCAAAACTTCCTGCAGACGGATGCCGCAGTCAACCCTGGCAACTCAGGTGGTGCATTAGTGGATTCCCGCGGCCGACTACTCGGCATCAATACTTCTATCCTCAACCAGTCCGGCTACTCTGGAGGGATCAGTTTTGCGATTCCCGCCAATATTGCCTTTAAAGTAATGCAGGACATTATTGCCTATGGCCGAGTCGTACCGGGCTGGCTCGGAATTGAAGCCAGCGCAATCAGCCCGCAGATGGCAAAAGAGTTCAATCTCACCTCTATAGGTGGGGTGATGATCACCGCTATCTACAATGAAAGCCCCGCGCATAACGCAGGCCTTAAGCCCGGGGATGTTATTACCCATATTGATGCCCTGCCCATTGGAGACGGCAAGCAAGGTGAGGCCACCATGGCTACTCTGCGCCCTGGGGATACAATTTCCATCACTTTTACCCGTGAAGGTGCTTCTCACACGGTGGAAGCAACAGTTTCCGTGAAGCCCGATACGGCAACAACAACTGAGTAA